A stretch of the Deinococcus aquaedulcis genome encodes the following:
- a CDS encoding DUF1801 domain-containing protein, which produces MTPQPPTPPHAPALISEKIAGLNDWRGETLARVRALILAAAPGIQEEWKWDTPVWSCGGIVCTGEVYKAAVKLTFPQGAALPDPGGLFNASLESKVRRAIDLREGTALDEPAFQALVRAAAALNEEKRASKKG; this is translated from the coding sequence ATGACCCCCCAGCCACCCACGCCGCCGCACGCTCCGGCCCTGATCTCCGAAAAAATTGCTGGCCTGAACGACTGGCGGGGCGAGACCCTGGCCCGGGTGCGCGCGCTGATTCTGGCAGCGGCACCCGGCATTCAGGAGGAATGGAAATGGGACACCCCGGTGTGGTCTTGCGGCGGCATCGTGTGTACCGGCGAGGTCTACAAGGCGGCCGTCAAGCTGACCTTTCCCCAGGGTGCGGCGCTGCCCGACCCGGGCGGGCTGTTCAACGCCAGCCTGGAGAGCAAGGTGCGCCGGGCGATTGACCTGCGCGAAGGAACCGCATTGGACGAGCCGGCTTTTCAGGCACTGGTGCGCGCGGCGGCGGCACTGAACGAGGAGAAGCGCGCCTCCAAAAAGGGCTGA
- a CDS encoding glucose-1-phosphate adenylyltransferase family protein: MASSRSLSSGPTGRGTRVRGKRVLAIILAGGKGKRLGVLTQERAKPTLTFAGTYRLIDFALSNCVHSGLSDVWVIEEYELHTLNDHLGSGRPWDLDRTHGGLQVLPPFSGAEAEGGFASGNADALFIHRRLIRQYQPDVLLVLSADHVYTLDYRPVIEEHLNSGAAVTMVTTRVPEGEDASRFGVVKVNREGQVTDFDYKPEHPRSQTITTEIFVYDAPKLLKQLERLHKAKGEGERLGDFGHELIPAFVAAGEARATNLGGYWLDVGLPEAYWRAHQDVLHAQAVTLDDPEWPILTSSIPRMPARLEAGAKVAGSLVSYGCRVAGTVRGSVLAPGVIVEEGATVEDSVLLRDVVVRAGVRVRRAIVDEEAQLGANVGGGQKLTLVGARARVNEPVKGGAEVEPGPEM; this comes from the coding sequence ATGGCGTCTTCCCGCAGTCTGAGCAGTGGGCCCACTGGGCGCGGCACCCGCGTGCGCGGCAAGCGCGTGCTGGCAATCATCCTGGCCGGGGGCAAGGGCAAACGCCTGGGCGTGCTCACCCAGGAGCGGGCCAAGCCCACCCTCACCTTTGCCGGCACCTACCGCCTGATTGACTTCGCCCTCAGCAACTGCGTACACAGCGGCCTGAGCGACGTGTGGGTGATCGAGGAATACGAACTACACACCCTGAACGACCACCTGGGCAGTGGCCGCCCCTGGGACCTGGACCGCACCCACGGCGGCCTGCAGGTGCTGCCGCCCTTCAGCGGTGCCGAGGCCGAGGGCGGCTTCGCTTCCGGCAACGCCGACGCCCTGTTCATTCACCGCCGCCTGATTCGCCAGTACCAGCCGGATGTGCTGCTGGTGCTCTCGGCCGATCATGTGTACACGCTGGATTACCGCCCGGTCATTGAGGAGCACCTGAACAGTGGCGCCGCCGTGACGATGGTGACGACCAGGGTGCCTGAAGGCGAGGACGCCTCCCGCTTCGGCGTGGTGAAGGTGAACCGCGAGGGACAGGTGACGGACTTTGACTACAAGCCCGAGCATCCCCGCAGCCAGACCATCACCACGGAGATCTTCGTGTACGACGCCCCCAAACTGCTGAAGCAGCTGGAGCGCCTGCACAAGGCCAAGGGCGAAGGCGAGCGCCTGGGCGACTTCGGCCACGAACTGATTCCCGCCTTCGTGGCTGCTGGCGAGGCCCGCGCCACCAACCTGGGCGGCTACTGGCTGGATGTGGGCCTGCCCGAGGCCTACTGGCGCGCGCACCAGGACGTGCTGCACGCCCAGGCCGTGACCCTGGACGACCCCGAGTGGCCCATCCTGACCTCCAGCATTCCGCGCATGCCCGCGCGGCTGGAAGCGGGGGCGAAGGTGGCCGGCAGCCTCGTATCCTACGGGTGCCGGGTGGCGGGCACGGTGCGCGGCTCGGTGCTGGCGCCCGGTGTGATCGTCGAAGAGGGCGCCACCGTCGAAGACAGCGTGCTGTTGCGCGACGTGGTGGTGCGCGCAGGCGTGCGGGTACGCCGCGCCATCGTGGACGAGGAAGCGCAGCTGGGCGCCAACGTGGGCGGCGGCCAGAAGCTAACACTGGTGGGTGCCCGCGCCCGGGTGAACGAGCCTGTCAAAGGCGGCGCCGAGGTCGAGCCGGGCCCCGAGATGTAG